The DNA window TTAACAAGGTATTTTATGTGACATTTTTGAATATCCTTTCATTGACCAAAACTTTTATAAAGCCTTGAGGGTTTGATTATAATAAGATAACTTGCCAATTCGCAGTTACAAAAGGCGACTAATTATTCAATAATACCCACACAAACCCCTGCCAATGTATGATGAATATCTTACGTAAGTTTATCAATGGATTGGTATACTCGTTTCCAGTACAATTGTTTATTCTTAATATTAAGAAAAACCAATTATTGCTCATTTTTTGGCTATTACTTATGGTCATTGTTACCGAGCAGTTTGGGTCAGCAGTGGGTTTGCCTTCGTTGTTTTTAGAGCCTGAGTATCTCGATAAAGTTAACTTCTGGAGTTTTTTTATTGTAGGCATTACCCTCGGAATATTTACCCTTTCTTACCAAATTACCTCTTATATACTAGATAGCCAAAAGTTCAACTTTTTAGGAGGGTTGCCTCGCCCATTTACCAAGTTTTTAATTAACAACAGCACTATTCCATTTTTGTTTACTGGCATTTACCTTATTCACCTTATTCAATACCAGTTGGCACAACGTATGTCAAACGAAGAACTATGGGTTCGTTTTGGTGGTTTGGTGACAGGTTTCGTCATTTCGGCCAGCGGTATTTACATTTATTCGGCCAGCACCAACAAAGATTTTTTCAAGTTATTTGCTTCTCAGCTTAATAAAAGCCTAAGCCGTACCCGTATGGTGAGAGTAAATGTGCTAGAGCGATTTTATGAAACCAAGCGCAGCAAGTTTAAAGTAGATTATTACCTCAATAACTTTTTTGTACCTACCAGGCTAGACAAAGAAAAAATCAACTTTTCGTACCGTCGCCACGAGCGAGTATTTAATCAGAATTTCAGAAATGGTGTCATTATCCAGTTTATTATTCTTACACTGGTATTTGTTGTAGGTGCTTTTCGCGACCATCAGTTTTTCCAGATTCCAGCGGGTGCTAGCCTGGTGTTGCTTTTTACCATTGCCATTATGGTTATAGGGGCATTGTCGTATTGGTTAAGGGGCTGGACAGTTACCATTACCTTTTGCTTGTTGATGGTACTGAATTTTTTGATGAAAGAAGGAATCTTATTGACTGATTATGAAGCTTATGGACTCAACTACAACACTACCAAAGCTCCTTACAATCTTAGGCGGATCAAAAATCTAAGCAATGATAGAAACTATAGTCAAGATGTAAATATCACTAAAATTGCTTTGGAAAACTGGCGTAAAAAATTCTCCAAAAAACCCAAAATGATTTTCCTATGTACAAGTGGTGGAGGCTTGAGAGCATCAGTTTGGACAATGCGTACGTTGCAAATTGTAGATAGTACACTTAACGGGCGTTTAATGGAACACACAATGCTTATGTCGGGTGCTTCAGGAGGCTTGATTGGTGCAAGCTATTTCAGAGAATTGTATTTGAGAGATAAGCTAAGTGGGGGAAACATTGATGTATACGACCCAAAATACCTGGATAATATAGCCAAAGATAACTTGAATGCATTGATGTTTAGCTTGGTGGTAAATGATTTGTTTTTTGTCAAAGGCAAGTTCAAGTTTGGCAATTACCAATACCACAAAGATCGAGGATATGCCTTTGAACAACAGCTCAACAAGAATACCAATAACATACTAGATAAACCTCTGTGCGACTATAAAGAACCTGAGTTGCTGGCGCAAATTCCTATGATGATTTTGGCACCTACTATTATGAATGATGGTCGTAAACTATTCATATCCCCTTTGAACGTATCATATATGACTGTGCCCAGTATTTATCAGCGTCGTTTTTTGAACCAAAAAGCCAAGGGAATTGAGTTTTTGCGCTTTTTTGATAAACAAGGTTCCAACAATTTAAGATTTTTGACTGCCTTACGAATGAGTGCTTCTTTTCCGTATATCACCCCTAATGTCAAGTTGCCAAGTAACCCGGCAATGGAAATTATAGACGCAGGCTTGTCTGATAACTTTGGAGTAGACAATGCTGTTCGTTTTTTGTATGTATTTAAAGATTGGATTGCTGAAAATACTTCGGGGGTAATATTTGTATCTATACGTGATACTCAAAAAGACAAACCTATAGAAACCAGCCTGGAGCAATCGTTTTTTCAACGTTTAACCACTCCTCTGGGGAGTGTATTGTATAACTGGGAGTACTCACAAGATATTCACAACGACAATTTGGTAGAGTTTGCCCGCAGTTGGTTCAACGGATCTATCAATCGAATTGAGTTTCAGTATGTACCCATATCTAAAAGCCTAAAAGAGATCAAAGAAAAAGAAGCACAAGTAAAAAAAGGTCGACGTAAAGCTAATCCTTTTAAAATCATTATTACTGAACGTGCACCGCTTAGTTTGCGCTTGACGCAAAAACAAAAAGAAAATATCAAGCGCACAATATGGGAGCTTCGAAACCAAAGTTCACTGCGACGCTTACAGTACTTGCTTAGGTAAACAGCCCTTAAAAAAATATTTTGGTATGCGGTAGCAAAAACCTAAGTTCACCCCTTTGTTTAAAAGAAATAGGGTTGTCTTTGACATATAACCGAGTGAGCTTTTTCAGGTGTTTGATCGATTCGGGCAACTCTGTTAAGCGATTGTTATTTAAGTTAAGTTCATCCAGTAGGGGCAAGCTGCCTACCTCATCGGGTAAGCTGGTAAGGTGGTTATTACTTAAGTTGAGGCGAATAAGGCCTTTTAACTTACCTATGCTAGGAGGCATTGTTTTTAGGTAATTGTCACGCAAAAACAGCCACCTTAAACCTCGTAACTCACCTATTTCTTCGGGCAAATGATCTATCTTATTGTCATATAAGTTGAGCCATTCGAGCTGGCATAAATGCTTGATTTCGGCAGGTAAGGTTTGTAAATGATGTCCTGGTAAAATAATGCGTTTAAGCAACACTAACTCTGCTATTTCGATGGGTATGGTAGT is part of the Microscilla marina ATCC 23134 genome and encodes:
- a CDS encoding patatin-like phospholipase family protein, which codes for MMNILRKFINGLVYSFPVQLFILNIKKNQLLLIFWLLLMVIVTEQFGSAVGLPSLFLEPEYLDKVNFWSFFIVGITLGIFTLSYQITSYILDSQKFNFLGGLPRPFTKFLINNSTIPFLFTGIYLIHLIQYQLAQRMSNEELWVRFGGLVTGFVISASGIYIYSASTNKDFFKLFASQLNKSLSRTRMVRVNVLERFYETKRSKFKVDYYLNNFFVPTRLDKEKINFSYRRHERVFNQNFRNGVIIQFIILTLVFVVGAFRDHQFFQIPAGASLVLLFTIAIMVIGALSYWLRGWTVTITFCLLMVLNFLMKEGILLTDYEAYGLNYNTTKAPYNLRRIKNLSNDRNYSQDVNITKIALENWRKKFSKKPKMIFLCTSGGGLRASVWTMRTLQIVDSTLNGRLMEHTMLMSGASGGLIGASYFRELYLRDKLSGGNIDVYDPKYLDNIAKDNLNALMFSLVVNDLFFVKGKFKFGNYQYHKDRGYAFEQQLNKNTNNILDKPLCDYKEPELLAQIPMMILAPTIMNDGRKLFISPLNVSYMTVPSIYQRRFLNQKAKGIEFLRFFDKQGSNNLRFLTALRMSASFPYITPNVKLPSNPAMEIIDAGLSDNFGVDNAVRFLYVFKDWIAENTSGVIFVSIRDTQKDKPIETSLEQSFFQRLTTPLGSVLYNWEYSQDIHNDNLVEFARSWFNGSINRIEFQYVPISKSLKEIKEKEAQVKKGRRKANPFKIIITERAPLSLRLTQKQKENIKRTIWELRNQSSLRRLQYLLR
- a CDS encoding leucine-rich repeat domain-containing protein produces the protein MLKKLRNYWNKMTLPIDEGQEAPVLPLKGVKGSSLVPNKEDQDSPRVEIDLDGLKKLKIMVDSGDEVNISLAFQLIKGLHLTSLDLDFLIKDRDKRDFICFRNGYLTPFADLNVLDFGRWKQKITTIPIEIAELVLLKRIILPGHHLQTLPAEIKHLCQLEWLNLYDNKIDHLPEEIGELRGLRWLFLRDNYLKTMPPSIGKLKGLIRLNLSNNHLTSLPDEVGSLPLLDELNLNNNRLTELPESIKHLKKLTRLYVKDNPISFKQRGELRFLLPHTKIFF